One Glycine max cultivar Williams 82 chromosome 4, Glycine_max_v4.0, whole genome shotgun sequence DNA segment encodes these proteins:
- the LOC100799543 gene encoding uncharacterized protein, whose translation MGFLTGSHKDSWKPIMTAKTNTQSYWLNWRVLLCAIWILVSVIFSTLLLWKYERLRKPARNGSRVTQQETSATLYEDETWRPCLKGIHPAWLMAFRVVAFIMLLVLLIINATVDGGSIFYYYTQWTFTSITIYFGLGSLLSIYGCYQHHKKATGDKVDNVDGDAEQGMYDASALPQSSNPSDQEKSLGAPEEVLVRQHAGFWGYIFQIIFQINAGSVMLTDCVFWFIIVPFLTIKDYNLNFLIVIMHSINAVFLIGDTALNCLRFPWFRIGYFCLWTVTYVIFQWIVHGCINLWWPYPFLDLSSSYAPLWYFAVALLHIPCYGIFALLMKLKHHVLSTRYPDSYQCVR comes from the exons ATGGGTTTTCTAACAGGCTCTCACAAAGACTCATGGAAGCCAATTATGACTGCAAAGACAAACACTCAAAGCTACTGGCTTAATTGGAGAGTTTTGCTTTGTGCCATATGGATTCTGGTTTCAGTAATCTTCTCAACCTTGCTTTTATGGAAGTATGAGCGTTTGAGAAAACCAGCAAGGAATGGTAGCCGGGTGACACAACAAGAAACATCAGCAACTTTGTATGAGGATGAAACTTGGAGGCCTTGCCTAAAAGGAATTCACCCTGCATGGCTCATGGCCTTCAGAGTTGTGGCGTTTATCATGCTTTTGGTGCTTCTCATAATCAATGCAACTGTTGATGGAGGAAGCATTTTCTACTATTACACTCA GTGGACTTTTACTTCAATCACCATCTATTTTGGG CTTGGATCTTTGCTCTCCATATATGGATGTTACCAACATCATAAGAAAGCAACTGGGGATAAGGTTGATAATGTGGATGGAGATGCAGAGCAAGGAATGTATGATGCTTCTGCACTCCCACAAAGCTCTAATCCATCAGACCAAGAGAAAAGCCTCGGTGCCCCAGAAGAAGTTCTTGTACGCCAACATGCAGGCTTTTGGGGttacatttttcaaataatattccAG ATTAACGCTGGTTCCGTCATGCTCACCGATTGTGTATTTTGGTTCATAATTGTTCCATTTCTAACCATCAAAGATTACAACCTAAATTTT TTGATAGTCATTATGCACTCAATCAACGCAGTTTTTCTTATAGGTGATACAGCTTTAAATTGTCTG AGGTTCCCTTGGTTTCGAATAGGATACTTTTGCCTGTGGACAGTCACATATGTGATTTTCCAGTGGATTGTTCATGGTTGCATTAATCTCTG GTGGCCATATCCATTTCTTGATTTATCATCCTCTTatgctccactatg GTACTTTGCGGTGGCATTACTGCATATTCCATGCTATGGAATTTTCGCTTTGTTAATGAAGCTGAAACACCATGTATTGTCAACGCGGTACCCGGACTCATATCAATGCGTTAGATGA